Proteins co-encoded in one Ponticoccus alexandrii genomic window:
- a CDS encoding DUF2312 domain-containing protein, translating into MQDSSDSYGVAAGELTQFIERVERLEEEKKEVAEQIKEVMAEAKGRGYDTKVMRKVIALRKRDADDIAEEEAVLEMYKAALGMA; encoded by the coding sequence ATGCAGGATTCATCGGACAGCTACGGCGTCGCCGCGGGCGAGTTGACCCAGTTCATAGAGCGCGTGGAGCGGCTCGAGGAAGAAAAGAAAGAGGTCGCCGAGCAAATCAAGGAAGTCATGGCAGAGGCCAAGGGTCGCGGCTACGACACCAAGGTCATGCGCAAGGTGATCGCCCTGCGCAAGCGTGATGCCGACGACATCGCCGAGGAAGAGGCGGTGCTGGAGATGTACAAGGCGGCGCTTGGCATGGCCTGA
- a CDS encoding MBL fold metallo-hydrolase: MKPDVIAFFDEATNTISYVVRDPQGSACAIVDSVLDFDYASGRTDTRSADAIIAYVQDRELDCQWLLETHVHADHLSAAPYLQDKLGGKIGIGDRITVVQNTFGKVFNEGTEFQRDGSQFDQLFVEGDSFHIGQLQADVLHTPGHTPACLTYVIGDAAFVGDTLFMPDFGTARCDFPGGSSETLYDSVQKILALPDETRIFVGHDYKAPGREDYAWETTVGAQKALNIHVGAGKSREAFVSMRDARDATLAMPRLIIPSLQVNMRAGQMPEPDEAGDVFLKVPVNKL, translated from the coding sequence ATGAAACCCGATGTCATCGCCTTCTTCGACGAAGCCACCAACACGATTTCCTACGTTGTCCGCGACCCGCAGGGCTCGGCCTGCGCGATCGTCGATTCCGTGCTGGACTTCGACTATGCATCGGGCCGCACAGACACCCGCTCTGCCGACGCGATCATCGCCTACGTGCAGGACCGGGAACTGGACTGCCAATGGCTGCTGGAAACGCACGTGCATGCCGACCACCTGTCCGCCGCGCCCTACCTTCAGGACAAGCTGGGCGGCAAGATCGGCATCGGCGACCGCATCACCGTGGTGCAGAACACCTTCGGCAAGGTCTTCAACGAGGGCACGGAATTCCAGCGCGACGGCTCGCAGTTCGACCAGCTCTTCGTCGAGGGTGACAGCTTTCACATCGGCCAACTGCAGGCGGATGTGCTGCACACCCCGGGCCACACCCCCGCCTGCCTGACCTATGTCATCGGCGATGCGGCCTTTGTCGGCGACACGCTTTTCATGCCCGACTTCGGCACGGCGCGCTGCGACTTCCCCGGCGGCTCGTCGGAAACGCTGTACGACTCGGTGCAGAAGATCCTTGCCCTGCCGGACGAGACGCGGATTTTCGTCGGACACGACTACAAGGCGCCGGGGCGCGAGGACTATGCCTGGGAAACCACGGTGGGCGCGCAGAAGGCGCTGAACATCCATGTCGGCGCGGGCAAGTCGCGCGAGGCCTTCGTGTCGATGCGCGACGCGCGTGACGCGACGCTGGCGATGCCGCGGCTGATCATCCCCTCGTTGCAGGTCAACATGCGCGCAGGCCAGATGCCCGAACCGGACGAGGCGGGCGACGTCTTTCTGAAGGTGCCGGTCAACAAGCTGTAA
- a CDS encoding transglutaminase family protein — MRLKISHTTRYSFDEAVTSGLQQLRKTPKPHAGQKTLTWDTRIEGGKPELTFEDQHNNRVDLISFGKGVTEVVVTSQGEVEIGNNNGVIGRHRGPAPLWLYRRMTPRTKAGPAVRALARGIVGDSDLDRAHALMSAISEGVTYEIGVSDSGSTAEETLEAGKGVCQDMTHVFVACARHLGLPARYVSGYLMLNDREAQEAMHAWAEAHIPGLGWVGFDPSNCISPDDRYVRVATGLDYDEAAPVRGTRVGGENEVLAVAIEVAQQ, encoded by the coding sequence ATGCGCCTGAAAATCAGCCACACCACCCGCTATAGCTTTGACGAGGCCGTGACCTCGGGCCTGCAGCAACTGCGCAAGACTCCAAAGCCGCATGCCGGGCAGAAGACCCTGACATGGGACACGCGGATCGAGGGCGGCAAGCCGGAACTCACCTTCGAGGACCAGCACAACAACCGGGTCGACCTGATCAGTTTCGGCAAGGGCGTGACAGAGGTTGTCGTGACCTCGCAAGGCGAGGTCGAGATCGGCAACAACAACGGTGTCATCGGGCGCCACCGCGGCCCGGCGCCGCTGTGGCTGTACCGCCGGATGACACCCCGGACCAAGGCGGGCCCGGCGGTGCGGGCACTGGCGCGGGGCATCGTGGGCGACAGCGATCTGGACCGTGCCCATGCCCTGATGAGCGCGATCTCCGAGGGCGTGACCTACGAGATCGGCGTCTCTGACAGCGGGTCGACCGCCGAAGAGACGCTGGAGGCCGGCAAGGGCGTCTGTCAGGACATGACGCATGTCTTCGTGGCCTGCGCGCGGCATCTCGGGCTTCCGGCGCGCTATGTCTCGGGTTACCTCATGCTGAACGACCGCGAGGCGCAAGAGGCCATGCACGCATGGGCCGAGGCGCATATCCCCGGCCTTGGCTGGGTGGGCTTCGATCCGTCGAACTGCATCTCTCCGGATGACCGCTATGTGCGGGTCGCGACGGGGCTGGACTATGACGAGGCGGCGCCGGTGCGCGGCACGCGGGTCGGGGGCGAGAATGAGGTGCTGGCCGTCGCCATAGAGGTGGCCCAGCAGTAG
- a CDS encoding circularly permuted type 2 ATP-grasp protein, with product MTETAIFDEMWGKDGQLRQPYQAFNDWFGGENPKDLRAKQQEAEELFRLTGITFNVYGRSEAEERLIPFDIIPRIISGREWQKLSKGIEQRVRAINAFLYDIYHGQEIVKAGRIPEEMISKNEAFLPQMIGVKPPGGIYTHIVGIDLVRTGPDEFYVLEDNGRTPSGVSYMLENRETMLQMFPELFSQNRVQPVETYPTDLLKSLSACAPACAEGKPTVAVMTPGIFNSAYFEHSFLADQMGIELVEGHDMMVVDGRLCMRTTQGYKPIDVIYRRIDDDFLDPLNFNPDSALGVPGIMDVYRAGNLTIANAPGTGICDDKAIYSYMPDIVEFYTGEKALLENVPTWRCADPDSLAYVLDNLKELVVKEVHGSGGYGMLIGQTATKKELNEFRKKLEARPGNYIAQPTLSLSTVPIFSRAGLTPRHVDLRPFVLCSPNGVQITPGGLTRVALKKGSLVVNSSQGGGTKDTWVLED from the coding sequence ATGACGGAAACCGCGATTTTCGACGAGATGTGGGGCAAGGACGGTCAGCTTCGGCAACCGTATCAGGCTTTCAACGATTGGTTCGGCGGTGAAAATCCCAAGGATCTTCGCGCCAAGCAGCAGGAAGCGGAAGAGCTCTTTCGGCTGACCGGCATCACCTTTAACGTCTATGGCCGGTCAGAGGCGGAAGAACGCCTGATCCCCTTCGACATCATTCCGCGGATCATTTCCGGGCGCGAATGGCAGAAGCTGTCCAAGGGGATCGAACAGCGCGTCCGTGCCATCAACGCCTTTCTCTACGACATCTACCACGGGCAGGAGATCGTGAAGGCGGGGCGCATCCCCGAAGAGATGATCTCGAAGAACGAGGCCTTCCTGCCGCAGATGATCGGGGTAAAGCCGCCGGGCGGCATTTACACCCATATCGTCGGCATCGACCTCGTGCGCACCGGACCAGATGAATTCTACGTTCTCGAGGACAATGGGCGCACGCCCTCGGGTGTCAGCTACATGCTGGAAAACCGCGAGACCATGCTGCAGATGTTCCCGGAACTCTTCAGCCAGAACCGCGTGCAGCCGGTCGAGACCTATCCCACCGACCTGCTGAAATCGCTGTCGGCCTGCGCGCCCGCCTGCGCCGAGGGCAAGCCCACGGTGGCGGTGATGACGCCGGGGATCTTCAACTCCGCCTATTTCGAACACTCGTTCCTCGCCGACCAGATGGGCATCGAGCTGGTCGAGGGCCATGACATGATGGTGGTGGACGGGCGGCTGTGCATGCGCACGACGCAGGGCTACAAGCCCATCGATGTGATCTACCGCCGCATCGACGACGATTTCCTCGACCCGCTGAACTTCAATCCGGATTCTGCGCTGGGTGTGCCGGGGATCATGGACGTCTACCGCGCGGGCAATCTGACCATCGCGAATGCGCCGGGCACGGGCATCTGCGACGACAAGGCGATCTACAGCTACATGCCCGACATCGTCGAGTTCTACACCGGAGAGAAGGCCCTGCTGGAAAACGTGCCCACATGGCGCTGCGCCGATCCGGACTCGCTGGCCTACGTGCTCGACAACCTCAAGGAGCTTGTCGTCAAGGAGGTCCATGGCTCGGGCGGCTACGGCATGCTGATCGGTCAGACGGCCACCAAGAAGGAGCTGAACGAGTTCCGCAAGAAGCTGGAGGCGCGTCCGGGCAACTACATCGCCCAGCCGACGCTCAGCCTGTCGACGGTGCCGATCTTCTCGCGCGCGGGACTGACGCCGCGCCACGTGGATCTGCGGCCTTTCGTGCTGTGCAGCCCGAACGGCGTGCAGATCACGCCGGGCGGCTTGACGCGGGTGGCGCTGAAGAAGGGATCGCTGGTGGTGAACTCGTCGCAGGGCGGCGGCACCAAGGACACATGGGTGCTGGAAGACTGA
- a CDS encoding DUF6691 family protein: protein MRLLIALLAGSLFGAGLFISGMTDTAKVQGWLDIFGNWDPTLAFVMGGAMIPMALAWLVRARRATALTGGPLPPPPSRRIDRPLILGSVLFGIGWGLAGLCPGPAIASLSYGGAGHWLFLAAMLTGMAVAPQLRSRLDRAVAAE, encoded by the coding sequence ATGCGTCTTCTGATCGCCCTTCTGGCCGGAAGCCTCTTTGGCGCCGGCCTGTTCATCTCTGGCATGACCGACACCGCGAAGGTGCAGGGCTGGCTCGACATCTTCGGCAACTGGGACCCGACGCTGGCCTTTGTCATGGGCGGCGCGATGATCCCCATGGCGCTGGCATGGCTGGTGCGCGCCCGCCGCGCCACGGCGCTGACCGGCGGACCGCTGCCGCCCCCGCCCTCGCGGCGGATCGACCGGCCTCTGATCCTTGGCTCGGTGCTTTTCGGCATCGGCTGGGGGCTCGCGGGGCTCTGCCCCGGCCCCGCGATTGCCTCGCTCAGCTACGGCGGAGCGGGACACTGGCTTTTCCTTGCGGCCATGCTGACCGGGATGGCCGTGGCGCCGCAGCTACGCTCCCGTCTGGACAGAGCCGTCGCGGCAGAATAA
- a CDS encoding FliM/FliN family flagellar motor C-terminal domain-containing protein, with protein sequence MADGGRDDILGQKAQAAQRAFEARGMSLAKALRRALSRTADVLWDLALVTQSVAVEMLDQDGVVAALTPGDLLLLLDGPDGALGLVLVDRQVMTGLIEVQTIQQVTQMPLVAERDLTATDAAMMAPLLDGALDRLADSLADHPLHGQLQGYRFGAMVEDARTAALLLDGAAYRVFTVDIDLALGRRRGLLKLILPERKPRRGADAPPPDDLPGPHEALLSRVPAKLNAVLTRVRLPLNKARDLKPGDLLPLAPDALDRVEVMAGTGHLVARGRLGKVNGLRAVRLTWPVIGEGAGPGAAFAGTAAGIGVAEAITPDSGGPDALPDLPATNPEPEFDIGDFSGAEALPELPAMDFAAEAAEFDIDALGEDAASFEGGEPLTPLPDVDMSDDFAAESVHFDGDG encoded by the coding sequence ATGGCTGACGGCGGACGCGACGATATCCTGGGCCAGAAGGCTCAAGCGGCGCAGCGTGCCTTCGAGGCGCGCGGCATGTCGCTGGCCAAGGCCTTGCGCCGGGCACTGTCGCGCACCGCGGATGTGTTGTGGGACCTTGCGCTGGTCACCCAGTCGGTCGCCGTCGAGATGCTTGATCAGGATGGCGTGGTCGCGGCGCTGACACCGGGCGATCTGCTGCTGCTGCTGGACGGGCCGGACGGCGCCCTTGGGCTGGTGCTGGTCGACCGGCAGGTGATGACCGGCCTGATCGAGGTGCAGACCATCCAGCAGGTGACGCAGATGCCGCTGGTCGCAGAGCGGGACCTGACAGCGACCGACGCGGCGATGATGGCGCCGCTGCTGGACGGCGCGCTTGACCGGCTGGCCGACAGTCTTGCCGACCATCCCCTGCACGGTCAGCTTCAGGGTTACCGCTTCGGCGCCATGGTGGAAGATGCGCGCACCGCGGCGCTGCTGCTGGACGGTGCCGCCTACCGGGTCTTCACGGTGGACATCGACCTTGCGCTGGGACGCCGCCGTGGCCTTCTGAAGCTGATCCTGCCAGAGCGTAAGCCCCGTCGCGGCGCCGACGCGCCGCCCCCGGACGATCTGCCGGGCCCGCATGAGGCATTGCTGAGCCGCGTGCCCGCGAAACTGAATGCGGTGCTGACGCGTGTCCGGCTGCCGCTGAATAAAGCACGCGACCTGAAGCCCGGCGATCTGCTGCCGCTGGCGCCCGACGCGCTCGACCGGGTCGAAGTTATGGCCGGCACGGGACATCTGGTGGCGCGGGGCCGTCTGGGCAAGGTCAACGGGCTGCGGGCGGTGCGGCTGACCTGGCCGGTCATCGGCGAGGGGGCGGGGCCCGGCGCCGCCTTTGCAGGAACGGCGGCGGGCATCGGTGTCGCCGAAGCGATAACGCCTGACAGCGGCGGTCCGGACGCCTTGCCGGACCTGCCGGCCACCAATCCGGAGCCGGAGTTCGACATCGGGGATTTCTCAGGGGCGGAGGCGCTTCCGGAGCTTCCGGCGATGGATTTCGCCGCAGAGGCGGCAGAGTTCGACATCGATGCGCTTGGCGAGGACGCGGCCTCTTTCGAGGGCGGCGAACCCCTGACACCGCTGCCGGATGTGGACATGTCGGACGACTTCGCGGCAGAGTCAGTGCACTTCGACGGGGACGGATAG
- a CDS encoding YeeE/YedE family protein, giving the protein MPMDWIWGLIGGALIGTGGAVYLLGNGRIMGASGIIGGLVDGSGRNTAVERIVFLAGVVLLPVLLTPVYRSVDTHLTENALVLVAAGLLVGLGTRLANGCTSGHGVCGMSRLSLRGFVATLSYILAGGLAVVLFRHVLGAI; this is encoded by the coding sequence ATGCCAATGGACTGGATCTGGGGACTGATCGGCGGGGCGCTGATCGGAACGGGCGGCGCTGTCTACCTGCTGGGAAACGGCAGGATCATGGGCGCCTCGGGCATCATCGGCGGGCTGGTTGACGGCTCTGGCCGGAACACCGCGGTCGAGCGGATCGTCTTCCTGGCGGGGGTGGTGCTGCTGCCGGTGCTGCTGACCCCGGTCTATCGCAGCGTCGACACGCATCTCACCGAGAACGCGCTGGTCCTAGTGGCCGCCGGTCTGCTGGTGGGTCTGGGCACGCGACTTGCCAATGGCTGCACCTCTGGTCACGGCGTCTGTGGCATGTCCCGGCTGTCGCTGCGCGGCTTCGTCGCCACCCTGAGCTACATCCTTGCGGGCGGCCTTGCCGTCGTCCTCTTCCGTCACGTGCTGGGAGCAATCTGA
- a CDS encoding TIGR01244 family sulfur transferase: protein MEPRIITDRYHVSPQISPEDAAAIKQAGYTLVIDNRPDGEVPPDFQADAMRVAMEAAGLRFEVLPLTHQTMHADNIMRQSEMIESAEGKVLAYCASGTRSTVVWALGKASDLGADAVLETAAQAGYNLEGLRPTLRALAER, encoded by the coding sequence ATGGAACCGCGCATCATCACCGACCGCTACCACGTCTCGCCGCAGATCTCGCCAGAGGATGCGGCGGCGATCAAACAGGCGGGTTACACCCTCGTCATCGACAACCGCCCCGACGGGGAGGTGCCGCCGGACTTTCAGGCCGACGCCATGCGCGTGGCGATGGAGGCAGCGGGCCTGCGCTTCGAAGTGCTGCCGCTGACCCATCAGACCATGCACGCGGACAATATCATGCGGCAGAGCGAGATGATCGAGAGCGCAGAGGGCAAGGTTCTGGCCTACTGCGCCTCGGGCACCCGCTCGACGGTGGTCTGGGCGCTTGGCAAGGCCTCGGATCTCGGCGCCGACGCGGTGCTGGAGACCGCGGCCCAGGCGGGTTACAATCTGGAGGGCCTGCGGCCCACCCTGCGCGCGCTGGCGGAACGCTAA
- a CDS encoding alpha-E domain-containing protein: MLGKTANGLFWMYRLLERAENTARLIETGERIALTRLGSTEDEWRSVLQTASSLEAFEQNYDEVSRENAVDWLLRSKDNPSSVLSCILGARQNARMVRTALTGEVWEAMNGTYMASKEMLARKVRERDLPNVLGRIRQRTGLVRGATHGTMLRNDIYDFARIGTFLERADNTARIIDVKYYVLLPSVSSVGSAVDNVQWETILRSVSARGGFRMTYGSSIDPRDIAQFLVLDRRMPRSLAFCTRKIRANLGYLVSDYGYRAPAFTKVVHLESAYLSYDIDAVFDYGLHEYIQKTLGLLYDIGRQIEIDYRFYE, from the coding sequence ATGCTGGGAAAAACTGCAAACGGTCTGTTCTGGATGTACCGCCTGCTGGAGCGGGCGGAGAACACGGCACGACTGATCGAAACGGGCGAGCGCATCGCCCTGACGCGGCTGGGATCGACCGAGGACGAATGGCGGTCGGTCCTGCAGACGGCTTCTTCGCTGGAGGCCTTCGAGCAGAATTACGACGAGGTCAGCCGCGAGAACGCGGTGGACTGGCTTCTGCGGTCCAAGGACAACCCTTCGTCGGTGCTGTCCTGCATCCTCGGCGCGCGGCAGAACGCGCGCATGGTGCGCACCGCCCTGACCGGCGAGGTCTGGGAGGCGATGAACGGCACCTACATGGCCTCGAAAGAGATGCTGGCCCGCAAGGTTCGGGAACGCGATCTTCCGAACGTGCTGGGCCGTATCCGCCAGCGCACCGGGCTGGTGCGCGGCGCGACCCACGGCACCATGCTGCGCAACGACATCTATGACTTCGCCCGCATCGGCACATTCCTCGAACGGGCCGACAACACGGCGCGCATCATCGACGTGAAGTATTACGTGCTGCTGCCCTCGGTCTCGTCCGTCGGCAGCGCGGTCGACAACGTGCAATGGGAAACGATCCTGCGCTCTGTCTCGGCCCGGGGCGGGTTCCGGATGACCTACGGGTCTTCCATCGACCCGCGCGATATCGCGCAGTTCCTCGTGCTGGACCGGCGGATGCCGCGCTCTCTGGCCTTCTGCACGCGCAAGATCCGCGCCAATCTCGGCTATCTGGTGTCGGACTACGGGTACCGCGCGCCGGCCTTCACCAAGGTGGTGCACCTCGAAAGCGCCTACCTGAGCTACGATATCGACGCGGTCTTCGACTACGGGCTTCACGAGTACATTCAGAAGACGCTGGGGCTGCTCTACGACATCGGGCGCCAGATCGAAATCGACTACCGGTTCTACGAATAG
- a CDS encoding proteasome-type protease — protein sequence MTYCVGMMINRGLVFMSDTRTNAGLDNISTFRKMKIWDKPGERMLTVLSAGNLATTQAVVSELEERMKAPEEREPSLLAVPSMYQAARLVATTLKDVIDRHARAGQEANSAFRATILLGGQIQGGPPRLFLIYPEGNFIEAGEDTPYFQIGEMKYGRPILVRAYDPELSFEEAMKLLLVSFDSTIRANLTVGAPFDYHLYEADSLSAGRQGRIELDDPYFRKLSDGWSDSLKQALEQLPPYDLGDAPATGKAPKGKTGTATD from the coding sequence ATGACCTACTGCGTCGGAATGATGATCAATCGCGGGCTGGTTTTCATGTCCGACACCCGCACCAACGCGGGCCTCGACAATATTTCCACCTTCCGCAAGATGAAGATCTGGGACAAGCCGGGCGAGCGCATGCTGACGGTTTTGTCCGCCGGCAACCTCGCCACCACGCAGGCGGTCGTCTCCGAGCTTGAAGAGCGCATGAAGGCCCCCGAAGAACGTGAGCCCTCGCTGCTGGCGGTGCCCTCGATGTATCAGGCCGCCCGGCTGGTGGCGACGACCCTGAAGGACGTGATCGACCGGCACGCGCGGGCGGGGCAGGAGGCGAACAGCGCCTTCCGCGCGACGATCCTGCTGGGCGGGCAGATACAGGGCGGGCCGCCGCGCCTTTTCCTGATCTACCCCGAGGGCAACTTCATCGAGGCGGGCGAGGACACCCCCTACTTCCAGATCGGCGAGATGAAGTACGGCCGTCCGATCCTCGTGCGGGCCTACGATCCCGAACTGTCCTTCGAAGAGGCGATGAAGCTTCTGCTGGTCAGCTTCGATTCGACCATCCGCGCGAACCTGACAGTGGGCGCGCCCTTCGACTATCACCTCTACGAGGCCGACAGCCTGTCGGCCGGGCGGCAGGGGCGGATCGAGCTGGACGACCCCTATTTCCGCAAGCTCTCGGACGGGTGGAGCGACTCGCTCAAGCAGGCGCTGGAGCAATTGCCGCCCTATGACCTTGGCGATGCGCCCGCGACAGGAAAGGCGCCCAAAGGCAAGACCGGCACCGCGACCGACTGA
- a CDS encoding ABC transporter permease codes for MQTVASTEAKGLHLPSRWSLGAALIALIVVAPIVAVFGFAMFPKENIWPHLISTTLPRYMKNTVVLMTGVGFLTMMVGTGAAWLVSRYDFPGRRWLEYLLLLPLGIPAYIGAYALVDFLEYAGPVQTALRELFGWTSARDYWFPEIRSMGAAILVLSAALYPYVYLLSRNAFREQSAASEEVAQSLGAGAWGRFWRVGAPLARPAVAAGVAIVMMESVNDFGTVDYFAVQTLTTGIFSVWLQANNAGGAAQIACVVLVLVVMLVMLEKASRRRMRFFNLSTRHRPVARKRLTGGAGMLATFACFLPFAMGFILPAGVILSHAIDNAETWTDPALWRAGLNTLTVGSLAAVIAVAAGVFLVYGVRLSGRRLPRLLLPVTTIGYAAPGAVLGIGILIPLAAIDHRIADAILAVTGYDPGLMLTGTAFALVLAYCVRFFAIAQGAADAAMGRVSPNLALAARSLGRNEGQVLGAVYVPLMRASVLSAVLLVFVDCVKELPATLLLRPFNYETLATRTHDQAALENLGEAAPAAMLVIAVGLLAVGLLARANR; via the coding sequence ATGCAAACTGTCGCATCGACCGAGGCCAAAGGGCTGCACCTGCCGAGCCGCTGGTCCCTTGGCGCCGCCCTGATCGCGCTGATCGTGGTGGCCCCAATCGTCGCCGTCTTCGGCTTCGCCATGTTCCCGAAAGAGAACATCTGGCCGCACCTGATTTCGACCACCCTGCCGCGCTATATGAAGAACACCGTGGTGCTGATGACCGGCGTCGGGTTCCTGACGATGATGGTCGGCACCGGGGCCGCATGGCTGGTGTCGCGCTACGACTTCCCCGGGCGGCGCTGGCTGGAATACCTTCTGCTGCTGCCGCTGGGCATCCCCGCCTATATCGGTGCCTATGCGCTGGTCGATTTCCTTGAATACGCCGGGCCGGTACAGACGGCGCTGCGCGAGCTTTTTGGCTGGACCAGCGCGCGCGATTACTGGTTCCCCGAGATCCGATCTATGGGGGCCGCCATCCTCGTCCTCAGCGCGGCACTCTATCCCTACGTCTACCTTCTGTCGCGCAACGCTTTCCGCGAGCAGTCGGCGGCCTCGGAAGAGGTGGCGCAGTCGCTGGGGGCCGGGGCCTGGGGCCGGTTCTGGCGTGTGGGCGCGCCCCTTGCACGGCCCGCCGTGGCGGCAGGCGTGGCCATCGTGATGATGGAAAGCGTCAACGACTTCGGCACGGTGGATTATTTCGCCGTACAGACCCTGACCACGGGCATCTTCTCGGTCTGGCTTCAGGCCAACAACGCTGGCGGCGCGGCGCAGATTGCCTGCGTGGTGCTGGTTCTGGTGGTCATGCTGGTGATGCTGGAAAAGGCCTCGCGCCGCAGGATGCGGTTCTTCAACCTCTCCACGCGGCACCGCCCGGTGGCCCGCAAGAGGCTGACCGGCGGGGCTGGGATGCTGGCGACCTTCGCCTGCTTCCTGCCCTTCGCGATGGGCTTCATCCTGCCGGCGGGGGTCATCCTGAGCCACGCGATCGACAATGCCGAGACCTGGACCGACCCGGCGCTGTGGCGCGCGGGCCTGAATACGCTGACCGTGGGCAGCCTGGCTGCGGTGATCGCGGTGGCGGCGGGGGTCTTCCTTGTCTACGGCGTGCGCCTCTCGGGGCGCCGCCTGCCGCGCCTGCTGCTGCCGGTGACGACCATTGGCTATGCGGCGCCGGGGGCGGTGCTGGGCATCGGCATCCTGATCCCGCTGGCGGCCATCGACCACCGCATCGCCGATGCCATCCTTGCGGTGACGGGCTACGACCCGGGCCTGATGCTGACCGGCACCGCCTTCGCGCTGGTGCTGGCCTATTGCGTGCGGTTCTTCGCTATCGCGCAGGGGGCGGCGGACGCGGCCATGGGGCGGGTCTCTCCGAACCTCGCGCTGGCCGCGCGTTCGCTGGGCCGCAACGAGGGGCAGGTGCTGGGGGCGGTCTACGTGCCGCTGATGCGCGCCTCGGTGCTGTCGGCGGTGCTGCTGGTCTTCGTCGATTGCGTGAAGGAGCTGCCCGCGACGCTGCTGCTGCGCCCGTTCAACTACGAAACGCTGGCCACCCGCACCCACGATCAGGCGGCGTTGGAGAACCTCGGAGAGGCGGCGCCTGCGGCGATGTTGGTGATCGCGGTGGGGCTGCTGGCGGTCGGTTTGCTTGCGCGGGCGAACCGCTAG